In Desulfomonile tiedjei DSM 6799, a genomic segment contains:
- a CDS encoding bifunctional DNA primase/polymerase, producing the protein MTDNCETVSPADTMTVDTVSLKVPQLIPEEQAMGWVEHYLGDIGTWYANQAPQYYQDGKFQCPDCLGQLELICPSQFRCTGKCPQKKQVKNFGHLLSSLNKTEFPYPKKALYYLAAQQLRSCIVEQPNDTRHAELIKWVAFYVQAMKWRVVPVYEIGLNGFCTCSKGPDCKSPGKHPRVGKWEQRATNDLTQALAWWNGNWRHSNIGLATGPESNVYVIDLDGPTGIANFQKLIEPLGDTPDVPCQITGSRAGRQYFFEWPADGTTIRGNASIIDEGIDIRGMNGLAILPPSNHRSGEYYEWILG; encoded by the coding sequence ATGACCGATAATTGTGAGACCGTGAGCCCCGCTGATACCATGACTGTTGATACGGTCAGCCTCAAAGTTCCGCAGCTAATTCCAGAAGAGCAGGCAATGGGGTGGGTAGAGCACTATTTAGGGGACATAGGGACGTGGTACGCCAATCAAGCGCCGCAGTATTATCAAGACGGCAAATTCCAATGTCCCGACTGTCTAGGACAACTTGAATTGATTTGCCCGTCACAATTCAGATGCACAGGGAAGTGTCCACAAAAAAAACAAGTGAAGAACTTTGGCCACCTTCTGTCGTCTTTAAATAAAACCGAGTTCCCTTATCCGAAAAAAGCCCTTTACTATCTAGCCGCCCAACAGCTCCGCTCATGTATTGTAGAACAGCCAAACGACACCAGACATGCCGAATTGATTAAGTGGGTGGCGTTTTACGTCCAGGCCATGAAATGGCGTGTCGTCCCGGTCTATGAAATCGGTCTCAATGGATTCTGTACCTGTTCCAAAGGCCCAGACTGTAAATCACCAGGAAAACATCCACGCGTGGGAAAATGGGAACAGAGAGCCACAAACGATCTCACGCAAGCCCTCGCATGGTGGAACGGCAACTGGAGACATAGCAACATCGGTCTCGCTACCGGTCCCGAGAGCAATGTGTATGTGATCGACCTAGACGGCCCGACCGGAATTGCCAATTTCCAAAAACTCATTGAACCGCTAGGAGACACTCCCGACGTGCCCTGCCAAATCACAGGCTCACGAGCCGGCCGTCAATACTTCTTTGAGTGGCCAGCCGACGGGACCACTATTAGAGGCAACGCAAGCATAATTGACGAGGGGATTGATATTCGTGGAATGAACGGCCTTGCAATTTTACCACCCTCAAATCACAGAAGTGGAGAATATTATGAATGGATTCTTGGATAA
- a CDS encoding helix-turn-helix domain-containing protein — translation MVLMKILRVSKGLNQRQLAKLIDLDPAVICHVERNPEIGRNRFLTRETVRRLESFFGVPIGKLLGPVDHEKLLKLVA, via the coding sequence ATGGTTCTAATGAAGATTCTCCGAGTGTCCAAGGGTTTGAATCAACGTCAGCTTGCAAAGCTCATTGACCTGGATCCTGCCGTCATCTGCCATGTCGAGCGCAATCCAGAGATTGGACGCAACCGCTTCCTGACAAGGGAGACAGTCCGCCGGTTGGAATCATTTTTCGGGGTGCCCATCGGTAAATTGCTGGGACCCGTGGACCACGAGAAGCTGCTGAAGCTCGTGGCATAG
- a CDS encoding tyrosine-type recombinase/integrase: MVKDRDGSLFIYFYPFGGKKKVGIKLPTVKRKKEAERIEMAILVAIRSGDYSGLDAVSREACIRMFKNQNLAIPPDLGGDELKEDLTYRDACKIFITDPGIHDSPGRWRHELSLANIGAKIGVNRPIKSVWIPELEQYQRDRLTDKVSPATVNRELVSLSKLFSVLIKHRLIEVNPVRLLDSLSARDGERQVYISFKDVQSIIARTPEWFRPLALTAYYTGMRRGEILGLTKKQVNLSKRIIVLAPQNTKEAHWKRVPIHKDLVPILESSLENGKRKVTSLSNKLFLFYDKTGPRPLELETFKNVWPRACEALGLKEPWPRFHDLRHTWRTNARRSKMDPQIAESILGHQTKARSVSERYGRISDEELVNAIDQMTFDHGETEILVANDVAGLSSKSSNSVVTGKQSKEKKATLHRDPVLMISSS; encoded by the coding sequence ATGGTAAAAGACAGAGATGGAAGCCTGTTCATCTATTTTTATCCCTTTGGCGGTAAGAAAAAGGTTGGCATAAAGCTTCCAACGGTCAAAAGGAAGAAAGAGGCGGAGCGGATTGAAATGGCGATTCTTGTAGCGATTCGATCAGGTGATTATTCCGGGCTTGATGCTGTTAGCCGGGAAGCCTGTATTCGCATGTTTAAGAATCAAAATTTGGCAATCCCTCCGGACTTGGGCGGAGACGAACTGAAAGAAGATCTGACGTACCGAGATGCATGTAAGATCTTCATCACGGATCCCGGAATTCATGACAGTCCTGGACGTTGGCGACACGAACTCTCGCTTGCCAACATTGGAGCAAAGATCGGAGTGAATCGGCCGATAAAATCCGTGTGGATTCCAGAGCTTGAGCAATATCAGCGTGATCGATTAACAGACAAAGTGAGCCCGGCAACTGTGAACCGTGAACTTGTCAGCTTATCCAAACTGTTTTCGGTCTTGATCAAGCATCGGCTCATTGAGGTTAATCCTGTGAGGTTGCTGGACTCTCTTTCAGCTAGAGACGGTGAGCGCCAGGTCTATATCAGTTTTAAGGATGTACAATCAATCATTGCTCGCACTCCAGAATGGTTTAGACCTCTAGCGCTGACAGCGTATTACACTGGAATGAGACGGGGTGAGATTCTGGGGTTGACCAAAAAACAAGTGAATCTCTCAAAGCGGATCATTGTATTAGCTCCGCAAAACACGAAAGAGGCTCACTGGAAACGAGTGCCCATTCATAAAGATCTTGTTCCGATTTTAGAGAGCAGTTTGGAAAATGGTAAGCGAAAGGTGACGAGTCTCAGCAATAAGCTTTTCCTATTTTATGACAAGACCGGGCCCCGTCCGCTTGAACTGGAAACCTTCAAGAATGTATGGCCTCGCGCATGTGAGGCTTTAGGACTAAAAGAACCTTGGCCTCGGTTCCACGATCTGCGGCATACATGGCGGACAAATGCTCGCCGGTCAAAAATGGATCCACAAATTGCTGAGAGCATTCTTGGACACCAAACTAAAGCCCGCTCAGTCAGTGAACGATATGGCAGGATCAGTGACGAAGAACTAGTGAATGCAATAGACCAGATGACGTTTGATCATGGTGAAACGGAAATCTTGGTTGCAAATGACGTGGCGGGGCTTTCCTCAAAAAGTAGTAACTCAGTAGTAACTGGGAAGCAGTCAAAAGAGAAAAAGGCCACGTTGCATCGTGACCCTGTTTTAATGATTTCAAGTAGTTAA
- a CDS encoding recombinase family protein, whose amino-acid sequence MKAVGYCRISKEDESSVSLDYQKAEIKKLCKREGLRLISLEVDNGISGKSIKNRPAVQRVLNLVDTRQVDAVIVYRSDRLSRDGLESLQTETLFIEKGIRYISATEGCLNSEDLDAELMRYLRAGLNSRERRIISLRTRAALQRKRERGERIGGRPKYGWKVSNGKLVKDAQEQRVILQIKILREREFSVRAIRDVLCDMGTLTRIGTPFSQSQIVRILQG is encoded by the coding sequence ATGAAAGCAGTCGGTTATTGCAGGATATCCAAAGAAGACGAATCAAGTGTTTCTCTGGACTATCAGAAGGCAGAGATCAAGAAACTGTGTAAACGTGAAGGACTCAGGTTGATTAGTCTCGAAGTTGACAATGGGATCTCTGGCAAGAGTATCAAGAACCGTCCTGCAGTCCAGCGAGTGCTCAATCTGGTTGATACCCGACAAGTTGATGCTGTGATCGTGTATCGGTCCGACAGGTTAAGCAGAGACGGGCTCGAGAGCCTACAAACTGAAACGCTGTTCATTGAAAAAGGTATTCGATACATCTCAGCAACAGAGGGATGTTTGAACTCTGAAGACCTGGACGCTGAACTTATGCGTTATCTCCGTGCCGGTTTAAACTCTCGAGAAAGACGCATCATAAGCTTACGGACTCGAGCGGCCCTTCAACGGAAACGGGAACGCGGCGAGCGGATCGGCGGCCGGCCGAAGTATGGTTGGAAAGTGAGCAACGGAAAGCTGGTCAAGGATGCGCAAGAGCAACGGGTTATCTTACAGATTAAGATATTACGGGAACGTGAATTCTCGGTACGAGCAATTCGAGACGTGCTCTGTGACATGGGGACTCTCACACGGATCGGAACCCCATTCAGTCAATCTCAGATCGTCAGAATACTGCAGGGGTGA
- a CDS encoding phage/plasmid primase, P4 family, translated as MNGFLDKRPQQWPGLVELIKEKSGTPRQSQEDGETGKKRGKSSRVSRGHLSIAESIPEDTRNDILFREACSLREKGLTKDRILIMIRAIDRERCNPPINDDVEIETLVNSAWSYKEKKERELLDLTAPNRNTSDMGNASRMAGHFGDDIRFSSNFGWLTWEGARWGRDNRSKVQGFAKRVPGLVYREAANAATQDEREALARHAMQSECASRINAMIQLLPSEPGISVPHDVFDTNPWLFNVQNGTIDLRTAKKHEHRRSDMITKISPVTYDPDAQCPRWLQFLQELKQEQRVIEFIQRSLGYSLSGNTSEQVWFFLYGTGNNGKGVLIDTISYVIGDYAVATDAATFLDNQKGIRNDLARLRGARFVSAQEPSPNVRFDPSCLKSFTGQDTITARFLHQEFFEFKPEAKLFFSANHKPGVIDNSLGFWRRVRMIPFTTQFAGKAKDPNLREKLKAEASGILNWLIEGCLKWQQDGLKVPKEVHDAIYEYRENTDILSDFLTTRCVIGKDTLKIEPVKRLYDEYLKYCDENRIRKPFSRPKFNQNIEERQGVKQRRETNCRFWSGIGLRCDYPDELVNSNTYPVEQRCPEVCAISGTCEHPHLCASGFCNDFREILRS; from the coding sequence ATGAATGGATTCTTGGATAAGAGGCCGCAACAGTGGCCGGGGTTAGTTGAATTGATTAAAGAGAAATCTGGAACACCAAGACAATCGCAAGAGGATGGCGAGACGGGCAAGAAACGTGGAAAATCTAGCCGAGTGTCACGCGGACACCTATCTATAGCTGAATCAATCCCTGAGGATACCAGAAACGACATATTGTTTAGGGAAGCCTGCAGCTTGCGGGAAAAAGGACTCACGAAGGATCGAATCCTAATCATGATCCGTGCCATAGACCGCGAACGATGCAACCCCCCGATAAACGACGATGTCGAAATTGAAACTCTCGTGAACAGCGCATGGAGCTACAAGGAGAAAAAAGAGAGGGAATTGCTAGATCTGACTGCTCCAAACCGAAACACCTCGGACATGGGAAACGCCTCCCGCATGGCTGGCCATTTCGGAGACGATATTCGGTTTAGCAGTAACTTCGGTTGGTTGACTTGGGAAGGTGCCCGATGGGGCCGCGACAACCGTTCAAAAGTGCAAGGCTTCGCTAAACGCGTGCCGGGTCTCGTTTACCGTGAGGCCGCTAACGCAGCAACCCAAGACGAACGTGAGGCCCTGGCCCGACACGCAATGCAGTCTGAGTGTGCATCTCGAATCAACGCTATGATTCAACTGCTACCCTCCGAACCGGGAATCTCTGTTCCTCATGACGTATTCGATACAAACCCCTGGTTGTTTAACGTGCAAAACGGAACCATTGATTTACGAACAGCAAAAAAACACGAACACCGCCGGTCCGACATGATAACGAAAATCTCGCCGGTCACATACGACCCCGATGCACAGTGCCCGCGGTGGCTCCAATTCTTACAAGAATTGAAACAGGAACAGCGAGTCATTGAATTCATTCAAAGATCACTGGGCTATTCGTTGAGCGGGAATACATCCGAACAGGTCTGGTTCTTCCTTTACGGCACAGGGAATAATGGTAAGGGTGTGTTGATAGACACAATTTCTTACGTTATAGGTGATTACGCCGTTGCCACCGATGCCGCCACATTCCTGGATAATCAGAAGGGCATCCGCAACGATTTAGCCCGACTTCGTGGCGCTCGCTTTGTTTCAGCACAAGAGCCAAGCCCGAACGTCCGTTTCGATCCTTCCTGCCTGAAGTCCTTCACGGGACAGGATACAATCACTGCGCGCTTCCTGCATCAAGAGTTTTTCGAGTTCAAACCTGAAGCGAAGCTGTTTTTTTCCGCCAATCATAAACCCGGAGTCATAGACAATTCGTTAGGTTTCTGGCGCCGAGTCCGAATGATACCCTTCACGACACAATTTGCAGGAAAGGCAAAAGATCCGAATCTCCGGGAGAAACTAAAGGCCGAAGCATCGGGAATTCTAAACTGGCTCATTGAGGGTTGCTTAAAGTGGCAACAGGATGGTTTGAAAGTGCCGAAAGAGGTTCACGATGCCATTTACGAGTATAGAGAGAATACGGACATTCTCTCAGACTTTCTGACAACCCGCTGTGTTATAGGGAAGGATACACTTAAAATTGAGCCTGTGAAGCGTCTGTATGATGAATACTTAAAGTATTGCGACGAAAACCGCATCCGAAAACCGTTCAGTAGACCCAAGTTTAACCAAAACATTGAAGAAAGACAGGGGGTTAAACAAAGAAGGGAGACGAATTGCCGTTTCTGGTCCGGAATAGGGTTGCGTTGCGATTATCCAGACGAACTAGTTAATTCAAACACTTACCCCGTTGAGCAGCGCTGCCCCGAGGTGTGCGCTATTTCTGGCACGTGTGAGCATCCGCATCTTTGCGCGTCTGGTTTTTGTAACGATTTTCGTGAGATACTGAGAAGTTAA
- a CDS encoding energy transducer TonB, whose amino-acid sequence MEKFTHILHSYRPSSDAIAFSVLPEQRSSSVRIARWFARQSKSSRNWQEDFCENHMLSFFDAEYRSSIVLDADLEPHVSCQYQPADSSYCDPEPATTDWDCLIFDLPHIGGHPELHERPPSGRILRLDECELLEGFLSRVMHQGFVIDRFRYFIIGSLIHLAALSIVLAIPTQTLRGLGGISEKPIFVKLQTEHESVTPDDPSRASIDSPASLASLARRHPTQEKDNVQPESEKERLKEIPQEELPPEPESSPLNEKRKDETILAHQKVPKEESRKDDNPNNSRSLHDSIASTPSVASPERRGALKAGDEAERYKDRILSAIHDAAYYPRAALRNMANGQAVVCFTINKDGSLASVSIITHADSEILDKAALKIVENASSHFPPIPDALMKDQLTYVVPIIFKKRS is encoded by the coding sequence ATGGAAAAATTCACCCACATTCTCCATTCGTACCGCCCCTCATCGGACGCTATCGCCTTCTCGGTACTGCCTGAACAGAGATCGTCGAGTGTGCGGATCGCCAGGTGGTTCGCACGGCAGAGCAAATCTTCTCGAAATTGGCAAGAAGATTTCTGTGAAAACCACATGCTGAGTTTCTTCGACGCGGAGTATCGTAGTTCGATTGTTCTTGACGCCGATCTCGAACCCCATGTCTCTTGCCAATATCAACCCGCTGACTCCTCATATTGCGATCCGGAACCTGCAACGACAGATTGGGATTGCCTCATTTTCGATCTTCCCCATATTGGCGGGCATCCGGAACTACACGAAAGACCGCCATCGGGCCGGATCCTGCGCTTGGACGAATGTGAATTGCTGGAAGGTTTTTTGAGCCGCGTGATGCATCAAGGCTTCGTTATTGACAGATTCAGATATTTCATTATCGGTTCTTTGATTCATCTGGCAGCATTGTCCATAGTTCTTGCGATTCCGACCCAAACGCTTCGGGGACTCGGCGGAATCTCTGAAAAGCCGATTTTTGTAAAACTTCAGACGGAGCATGAATCTGTAACTCCGGACGATCCTTCACGTGCTTCCATCGATTCTCCCGCTTCTTTAGCTTCTCTCGCTCGAAGACATCCAACCCAGGAAAAGGACAACGTACAGCCGGAATCTGAGAAGGAACGACTGAAAGAAATCCCGCAGGAAGAACTGCCACCGGAACCTGAATCCTCTCCTCTGAACGAGAAACGCAAGGATGAAACTATCCTCGCTCATCAGAAGGTTCCCAAAGAGGAGTCTCGGAAAGACGATAATCCCAATAATTCAAGAAGCTTGCACGACTCGATAGCTTCTACACCCTCTGTTGCAAGTCCGGAAAGAAGAGGGGCACTCAAAGCCGGCGACGAAGCAGAGAGGTATAAGGACCGGATACTCTCTGCCATACATGATGCGGCCTATTATCCAAGGGCTGCGCTCAGGAACATGGCAAACGGCCAGGCTGTGGTGTGCTTCACGATTAACAAGGACGGATCGCTGGCGAGTGTTTCTATCATCACTCACGCAGATTCCGAAATATTGGACAAGGCTGCTTTGAAGATTGTTGAGAATGCCTCTTCGCATTTTCCGCCCATACCTGATGCCTTGATGAAGGATCAACTAACCTACGTAGTGCCGATCATCTTCAAGAAGAGGAGCTGA
- a CDS encoding helix-turn-helix domain-containing protein, producing the protein MAKKSGTGRTDDRVRRENERNPATPSPSTPFQLLTPAQVAGMLQIPVKSVHALCRAGKLGYYWINGKERRFDFSDIEAYKAACRVETKAENFSVSKASHSLQTSSPPHTKSPVDTARPVSLPSRPKGGDNKRSRKKLSRESVEAEFRKELREW; encoded by the coding sequence ATGGCCAAGAAAAGCGGAACCGGTCGCACTGATGACCGCGTGAGAAGAGAGAACGAACGTAATCCGGCCACACCTTCACCATCCACACCTTTCCAGCTCTTAACGCCCGCGCAAGTTGCGGGAATGCTGCAGATCCCCGTCAAGTCTGTTCATGCGCTCTGTAGAGCAGGGAAACTCGGTTACTATTGGATTAACGGCAAAGAACGGCGCTTTGATTTTTCAGATATTGAGGCTTACAAAGCCGCTTGTCGGGTAGAAACAAAGGCTGAAAACTTTAGCGTTTCAAAAGCTTCCCATTCTTTACAGACCTCATCCCCTCCGCATACAAAATCACCTGTTGACACAGCACGTCCGGTCTCGTTACCATCCCGACCAAAAGGGGGTGATAACAAAAGGTCTCGGAAGAAATTATCTAGGGAATCGGTTGAAGCGGAATTCCGAAAGGAGTTGCGCGAATGGTAA